Genomic window (Candidatus Bathyarchaeota archaeon):
GCTGTAGTTCTGATTGGCGAAATTGGGGGGGACCTAGAGGAGAGAGCTGCAAATTATATAATTGAGGATGGCTTTGAAAAGCCGACTGTGGCCTTTATCGCAGGTAGGACAGCTCCACCGGAAAAGCGAATGGGACACGCTGGAGCTATCATTCTCGGGAAGGCTGGATCTGCGGAAAGCAAGGTTGAGGCTTTACGTGCAGCGGGGGTGCATGTAGCCGACACTCCTGCTGAGGTTGCTGATTACTTGGTAAAATTGCCCGGCCTTAAAGAAAAGTCTATATTTAACAGCCCTCAATCATAAGCAAGCCGAGGGATAAGCCATGCCGATCACTGATCCGACTAAAAAAATAATTGCGCAAAAGCACCGGTTGTTCATAAAAATTTGCAGAAGTTGTGGAGCAAGAAACCCTGGATCCGCGGTTAAATGTCGACGGTGCAGAGGTCATAATCTCCGATGGAAAAACCGTGAGCTAGGTGCAAAGTAGTTTTTCCTACTATTATCCTGCTAAGAAAGAACTATCGAACCTGTTTTTGACAGCATTTTCAGAAATAGTTGTTAATAACAAAGAAAAGTTAAACCCCTTCAAAATAATAATACCTACTCTTGGACCGGTAGTCTAGCTGGTAGGACATCCGCCTCACGCGCGGAAGATCGCAGGTTC
Coding sequences:
- a CDS encoding 50S ribosomal protein L40e, with amino-acid sequence MPITDPTKKIIAQKHRLFIKICRSCGARNPGSAVKCRRCRGHNLRWKNRELGAK